From Candidatus Pedobacter colombiensis, one genomic window encodes:
- a CDS encoding Maf family nucleotide pyrophosphatase, with protein MFQQKLPIILASKSPRRQELLKAMGLDFKVVLKDVDESYPEGLTPAEIAVYIAEKKAAAFTDVSADSIVITADTIVAYGGEILGKPADKAEAIAVLTKLSGSVHQVYTGVSLSYAGKMHSFYDLTEVVFNTLSADQIEYYVSNHNPYDKAGSYGIQEWIGLVAVEKIIGSYTNVMGLPTEKLYKALSEL; from the coding sequence ATGTTTCAGCAAAAACTCCCTATTATTCTTGCCTCAAAATCACCACGTCGTCAGGAACTACTTAAGGCCATGGGATTAGATTTTAAAGTGGTATTGAAGGATGTGGATGAAAGTTATCCGGAAGGCTTAACTCCGGCAGAAATAGCTGTTTACATTGCTGAAAAAAAGGCTGCTGCTTTTACTGATGTAAGTGCTGATAGCATTGTGATCACTGCTGATACGATTGTGGCTTATGGCGGTGAGATTTTGGGTAAACCGGCTGACAAAGCTGAAGCTATTGCAGTGCTTACTAAACTTTCAGGATCCGTACATCAGGTGTACACAGGTGTGAGTTTAAGTTATGCCGGTAAAATGCATTCTTTTTATGATTTAACTGAAGTAGTTTTCAATACGCTTTCTGCTGATCAGATTGAATATTATGTAAGTAATCACAATCCCTATGATAAGGCAGGTTCTTATGGGATACAGGAATGGATTGGATTAGTTGCAGTAGAAAAGATCATTGGTTCTTATACCAATGTAATGGGGCTGCCTACTGAAAAACTATACAAAGCCTTATCTGAGCTTTGA
- a CDS encoding HAD-IIIA family hydrolase gives MFLEQLKHITTLIFDIDGVLTNGDIIASDSGEFLRTFNIKDGYALQLAVKRGYHVCIISGGKGEAMQKRFEGLGINNIFLGVSDKVAVYNSLCAQYNINASEVLYMGDDIPDLKIMQLVGIATCPADAVPEIKAISQYISPYTGGKTAVRDIIEKVLKVQQKWFDENPSAADSGK, from the coding sequence ATGTTTCTTGAGCAACTAAAGCACATTACAACCCTCATCTTTGATATTGATGGTGTATTAACTAACGGTGATATCATCGCGTCTGACTCGGGCGAGTTTTTACGAACATTTAATATCAAAGATGGCTATGCACTTCAGCTTGCTGTGAAAAGAGGTTATCATGTTTGTATTATATCCGGTGGCAAAGGCGAGGCTATGCAGAAACGATTTGAAGGCCTTGGTATAAACAATATTTTTTTAGGTGTTTCTGATAAGGTTGCGGTCTACAACAGTTTATGTGCCCAATACAATATCAATGCTTCCGAAGTGCTTTACATGGGGGATGATATTCCCGATCTTAAAATTATGCAGCTGGTAGGTATTGCAACCTGTCCGGCTGATGCCGTTCCTGAAATTAAAGCGATCTCACAATATATTTCTCCTTATACCGGTGGTAAAACTGCTGTAAGAGACATCATAGAAAAGGTACTTAAAGTACAACAAAAGTGGTTTGACGAGAATCCATCCGCTGCCGATTCGGGCAAATAA
- the iscX gene encoding Fe-S cluster assembly protein IscX, translating to MQDKFALPIYWNDHEDIAQELYEKFGDDFNEAKIYRIRFTELLEWILSLPNFKGTKEESNEGHLEQIQSAWVYEWRDNQK from the coding sequence ATGCAAGATAAGTTTGCCCTCCCAATATATTGGAACGACCATGAAGATATTGCTCAGGAATTATATGAGAAATTTGGTGATGATTTTAATGAAGCCAAAATATATCGTATCCGTTTCACGGAGCTATTAGAATGGATATTGTCGTTGCCTAATTTTAAAGGAACAAAAGAAGAAAGTAATGAAGGACATCTGGAGCAAATCCAGTCGGCCTGGGTTTACGAATGGAGAGATAACCAGAAATAA
- a CDS encoding 2Fe-2S iron-sulfur cluster-binding protein: MSIFKLKINFEEQGKETVELPIAGGESVLDVCLDHGIELQHNCGGVCGCSTCHVYVNKGMDNIQEISDKEEDFIDRAVRPRITSRLGCQCVVIDGDIEVTIPDQSEFLGH; this comes from the coding sequence ATGAGTATTTTTAAGTTAAAGATAAATTTTGAAGAACAGGGAAAAGAAACAGTTGAACTACCTATTGCCGGCGGAGAGTCTGTTTTGGATGTCTGCCTTGATCATGGAATAGAATTACAGCATAACTGTGGCGGTGTATGCGGCTGCAGTACTTGTCATGTTTATGTGAATAAAGGAATGGATAACATCCAGGAAATTTCAGATAAAGAAGAAGACTTTATCGATAGGGCCGTTCGTCCAAGAATCACTTCCCGTTTAGGCTGCCAGTGTGTGGTGATTGATGGTGATATTGAAGTTACCATCCCGGATCAGTCGGAATTTTTAGGCCATTAA
- a CDS encoding DUF2520 domain-containing protein, translating to MKIVCIGSGNVATHMAGAFKENGADIVQVWSRDLVNAQFLANETGAQAISDLKLVDKHADLYLIAVKDDAIAKVAKELKEINGIVVHTSGATEIEVLAGFKNYGVFYPLQTFSKQQPLDFIHVPLCLEANSEESLSQLRLMAVKLTPLIYEVDSKKREILHVAGVFACNFVNHLYQLSHQIIKKHDLDFEMLRPLIMETAVKVQEALPEAVQTGPAIRNDKKTILKHEELLKRSPHLQEIYKNLSNSIKKSH from the coding sequence ATGAAGATAGTTTGTATTGGATCCGGTAATGTAGCTACGCACATGGCTGGCGCTTTTAAAGAGAATGGTGCTGATATTGTTCAGGTATGGAGCAGGGACTTGGTAAATGCACAGTTTCTGGCTAATGAAACAGGTGCTCAGGCCATTTCTGATTTGAAGCTTGTTGATAAGCATGCAGACTTATATCTTATCGCAGTGAAGGATGATGCGATTGCCAAAGTAGCCAAAGAATTAAAAGAAATAAATGGCATTGTAGTTCATACTTCAGGGGCAACTGAAATAGAGGTGCTGGCCGGTTTTAAGAACTATGGCGTCTTTTATCCATTACAAACTTTTTCTAAGCAGCAGCCCTTGGATTTTATTCATGTTCCTTTGTGCCTGGAAGCAAACAGCGAAGAAAGTCTGAGCCAATTGAGGTTGATGGCAGTTAAGCTTACTCCGTTAATTTATGAAGTAGATAGCAAAAAACGGGAGATATTGCATGTTGCAGGAGTTTTTGCCTGTAATTTTGTAAATCACCTTTATCAGTTGAGCCATCAGATCATTAAAAAACATGATCTTGATTTCGAAATGCTGAGGCCTTTGATTATGGAAACAGCAGTAAAAGTGCAGGAGGCGCTGCCCGAAGCGGTGCAGACCGGACCAGCAATACGTAATGATAAAAAAACGATATTAAAACACGAAGAGCTCCTGAAAAGATCGCCACACTTGCAGGAAATCTATAAAAATTTAAGCAATAGCATTAAAAAATCACATTAA
- the ccsA gene encoding cytochrome c biogenesis protein CcsA: MDIQFIGENLLPGKIGQFFIVLAFAASLLSTIAYFFATRNKEIGDHSWTRIGRISFLINWASVIGIGATLFFLILNHYNEYYYVYSHSSKELPVYYIVSAFWEGQEGSFWLWAFWQSLLGAILIWKAKSWENGVMTVVAFSQVFLTSMLLGVQIFGERIGSSPFILLRDAVNLKEMAPVVFADPENFKNYLKFITDGKGLNPLLQNYWMVIHPPTLFLGFASMVVPFAYAVTGLWQKRYKEWVKPAMPWALFGVMILGTGIIMGSFWAYEALNFGGFWAWDPVENASIIPWLTLIAGVHVMIAFKHTGHAFFTAIVLILISFVLVLYASFLTRSGVLGETSVHSFTDLGMFWHLILYNVVFLAIPTGLLISRWKELPITNKDEETYSREFWMFIGALVITVACIQVIFSTSVPVFNQAFGTKFAPPIDAIKYYNQWQAPFAILVTIISGFAQFMKYKRTDPRKFYSSLIASVVFSVVITAGFVYVTSVYHNLMYILLTFSCIFAILSNAKILGQAFGGKRKLVGAAVAHIGFALLLLGALVAAATNKPISLNATNFIPVKDFEKVEKPGENIVLYRNEPKKMGRYTVTYISDTTIAPNTFYKLNFKVVDEKTGKVKEDFELNPHVQVNEKMGLIASPDTKHYLTYDIYTHITSAPEKKDSHADHEGHREEENYKAPRIVNVAEGDTLHTSSGVLTVKALNNQPKAKSLVLAPGDLAVGLPLEIDVNGKIYKTEPIFLIKGNNTFDFARNIDELGLRVRFTKVLPEQKKVELQVYEKPQQAKDWVVFKSIEFPYINLYWVGTIVMVIGFLISIFRRQKEAKAV, from the coding sequence ATGGATATACAATTTATTGGAGAGAACCTCCTTCCCGGTAAGATCGGCCAATTTTTTATTGTTTTGGCGTTTGCCGCTTCTTTACTCTCAACTATAGCTTATTTCTTTGCTACACGAAATAAAGAAATCGGAGATCATTCATGGACGCGTATAGGTCGTATATCATTCTTAATTAATTGGGCCAGTGTAATAGGGATAGGGGCAACCTTGTTTTTCCTTATTTTAAACCACTACAACGAATATTATTACGTTTACTCTCATTCTTCAAAAGAACTTCCGGTATATTACATTGTATCTGCTTTTTGGGAAGGGCAGGAAGGAAGCTTCTGGCTTTGGGCGTTCTGGCAGTCTTTGCTGGGAGCAATACTGATCTGGAAAGCCAAGTCATGGGAAAATGGAGTGATGACAGTAGTAGCCTTCTCACAGGTATTTTTAACTTCTATGCTGCTTGGCGTACAGATTTTCGGCGAGCGTATAGGTAGTTCTCCGTTTATCTTGCTTAGGGATGCGGTAAATTTAAAAGAAATGGCACCGGTAGTCTTTGCTGACCCTGAGAACTTTAAAAACTATCTTAAATTCATTACTGATGGGAAGGGATTAAACCCACTTCTACAGAACTACTGGATGGTGATACATCCGCCAACCTTGTTCCTGGGTTTTGCCAGTATGGTTGTTCCTTTTGCGTATGCAGTTACGGGGTTATGGCAAAAACGCTATAAGGAATGGGTTAAACCTGCTATGCCTTGGGCATTATTTGGCGTAATGATATTGGGTACAGGGATTATCATGGGCTCTTTCTGGGCGTATGAAGCCTTAAACTTTGGTGGTTTCTGGGCATGGGATCCGGTAGAAAATGCTTCGATCATTCCATGGTTAACCCTAATTGCCGGCGTGCATGTCATGATCGCTTTTAAGCATACAGGTCATGCCTTTTTTACTGCAATTGTATTGATCCTCATAAGTTTTGTATTGGTACTTTACGCATCTTTCTTAACAAGAAGCGGTGTATTGGGCGAAACATCAGTGCATTCATTTACTGATCTGGGGATGTTCTGGCACCTTATTTTATATAATGTAGTATTCCTGGCTATACCTACCGGACTGCTGATCAGTAGATGGAAAGAATTGCCAATCACCAATAAAGACGAAGAGACCTATTCAAGAGAATTTTGGATGTTTATTGGTGCGCTGGTCATCACCGTGGCTTGTATTCAGGTGATATTTTCTACTTCCGTTCCAGTATTTAACCAGGCTTTTGGAACCAAGTTTGCGCCTCCAATTGATGCTATAAAATATTATAACCAGTGGCAGGCTCCTTTTGCTATTCTGGTTACCATTATATCGGGTTTTGCGCAGTTCATGAAGTATAAAAGAACTGATCCACGGAAATTCTATAGTAGCCTGATTGCTTCTGTGGTATTTTCTGTTGTAATTACAGCAGGTTTTGTATACGTCACCAGTGTTTATCATAATCTGATGTATATCCTGTTAACCTTTAGTTGCATATTCGCCATTTTATCTAATGCTAAAATATTGGGACAAGCTTTTGGTGGGAAACGTAAATTGGTTGGTGCTGCTGTAGCCCATATTGGTTTTGCCTTATTGCTTTTAGGAGCGCTTGTGGCTGCGGCTACCAATAAGCCAATTTCTCTTAATGCTACTAATTTTATTCCGGTAAAGGATTTTGAAAAAGTAGAAAAACCGGGTGAAAATATTGTGCTGTATAGAAATGAACCTAAAAAGATGGGTCGTTATACAGTAACCTATATCAGTGATACTACCATTGCACCGAATACATTCTATAAACTGAATTTTAAAGTTGTTGATGAGAAAACAGGCAAAGTAAAAGAAGACTTTGAACTGAATCCACATGTGCAGGTAAATGAGAAGATGGGATTAATTGCATCGCCTGATACCAAGCATTACCTTACCTATGACATTTACACCCACATTACCAGTGCACCTGAAAAAAAGGATTCGCATGCTGATCATGAGGGACATCGTGAGGAAGAAAACTATAAAGCACCCAGGATCGTAAATGTAGCTGAGGGTGATACACTACATACCAGTAGTGGTGTGTTAACAGTTAAAGCTTTAAACAACCAGCCTAAAGCAAAAAGTCTTGTACTTGCTCCTGGTGATTTAGCAGTAGGATTACCATTGGAAATTGACGTAAACGGTAAAATATATAAAACAGAGCCTATATTTCTGATCAAAGGAAACAATACATTTGATTTTGCACGTAACATTGATGAACTGGGTTTAAGAGTTCGATTCACTAAAGTGTTGCCTGAACAAAAGAAAGTAGAATTGCAGGTTTACGAAAAACCACAACAGGCAAAAGACTGGGTTGTATTTAAATCAATTGAATTCCCTTACATTAATCTTTATTGGGTAGGTACTATTGTAATGGTTATTGGATTTCTTATTTCTATATTTAGAAGACAAAAAGAAGCTAAGGCGGTATAG
- a CDS encoding cytochrome c maturation protein CcmE, producing the protein MRKSAIIGLITIALCVGFLVSLNADTNTYSTFSEAAKDPKEFHVMGYWEKAKGMHYDAMKDANRFEFFMKDEKGKVNKVVYAGTKPQDFERSEKLVLIGKMNDDTFYASKILMKCPSKYNNDLVEVKQDGKVEKYK; encoded by the coding sequence ATGAGAAAAAGTGCAATTATTGGTTTAATAACTATAGCATTGTGTGTAGGTTTCTTGGTAAGCCTTAATGCAGATACGAATACCTATTCAACCTTTAGTGAAGCTGCAAAAGATCCAAAAGAATTCCATGTAATGGGCTATTGGGAGAAAGCAAAAGGCATGCACTATGATGCAATGAAAGATGCAAATCGCTTTGAGTTTTTTATGAAAGACGAAAAGGGAAAAGTGAATAAAGTAGTATACGCAGGGACTAAACCTCAGGATTTTGAACGCTCAGAGAAATTAGTACTGATCGGAAAAATGAACGACGATACTTTTTACGCCTCCAAGATACTGATGAAGTGTCCATCTAAATATAACAACGACCTTGTAGAGGTCAAGCAGGACGGTAAAGTAGAAAAATACAAATAA
- a CDS encoding Glu/Leu/Phe/Val dehydrogenase: MANTANETNFFADVCKNFDSAAQFTAHPEGLLTQIKACNSVYRFQFPIRRGNGFEVIDAWRVEHSQHMNPTKGGIRYSDMVNEDEVMALAALMTYKCAIVNVPFGGAKGGICINPKNYTIGELENITRRYTTELIKKNFIGPGIDVPAPDYGTGEREMSWIADTYMTMNPGNLDALGCVTGKPIALHGIRGRKEATGRGVAYAVRECVNVAEDMAKIGLKAGLGDKRVIVQGLGNVGYHAAKFLAEFGATIVGLCEFEGAIYNANGLNIDEVFAHRKLTGSILGFPGATEFKNSMEGLEQPCDILVPAALENQITVQNIRNIKAKIIAEGANGPTTPEAEEIFTEMGGIIIPDMYCNAGGVTVSYFEWLKNLSHVAFGRMENRYAENSNANLINTLESLTGKSIPAEHRLMIVKGASEMELVNSGLEDTMIHSYHEIRETFLSKPGITTLRTAAFVGSIDKIAISYMNLGVWP, from the coding sequence ATGGCTAATACAGCAAATGAGACAAATTTCTTTGCAGATGTCTGCAAGAATTTTGACAGTGCCGCACAATTTACCGCCCATCCGGAAGGTTTATTAACTCAAATTAAAGCTTGTAACAGTGTGTACCGTTTCCAGTTCCCTATTCGTAGAGGTAATGGATTCGAGGTAATTGATGCATGGCGAGTAGAACACTCCCAGCACATGAACCCAACAAAAGGTGGTATCCGTTACAGCGACATGGTAAATGAGGATGAGGTAATGGCACTTGCAGCACTGATGACTTACAAATGTGCTATTGTAAACGTACCATTTGGGGGTGCAAAAGGGGGGATATGTATAAATCCTAAGAATTATACAATTGGTGAGTTGGAGAACATTACCCGCCGTTATACGACAGAATTAATTAAAAAGAATTTCATTGGTCCTGGTATCGATGTTCCTGCTCCTGATTATGGAACCGGCGAACGTGAGATGAGCTGGATTGCGGATACTTATATGACCATGAACCCTGGTAACCTTGATGCCCTGGGTTGCGTTACAGGTAAGCCAATTGCATTACACGGTATTCGTGGACGTAAGGAAGCTACCGGTCGTGGTGTAGCTTATGCAGTAAGAGAATGCGTAAATGTTGCAGAAGATATGGCGAAAATAGGTCTTAAGGCTGGTTTGGGCGATAAACGTGTAATTGTTCAAGGTTTAGGTAATGTGGGTTACCACGCTGCTAAATTCCTGGCCGAGTTTGGTGCAACTATCGTTGGTCTTTGCGAGTTTGAAGGTGCTATTTACAATGCAAATGGTTTAAATATCGATGAGGTATTTGCTCACCGTAAACTTACAGGCTCAATTTTAGGTTTTCCTGGTGCAACTGAGTTTAAAAACTCTATGGAAGGTTTAGAGCAGCCATGTGATATTTTAGTGCCTGCTGCACTTGAAAACCAAATCACTGTACAGAATATCAGAAACATCAAAGCAAAAATTATTGCGGAAGGTGCTAACGGACCAACTACTCCTGAAGCGGAAGAGATCTTTACGGAAATGGGTGGTATCATTATTCCTGATATGTATTGCAACGCCGGTGGTGTTACAGTTTCTTATTTTGAGTGGTTGAAAAACCTTTCACACGTAGCTTTTGGCCGTATGGAAAATCGCTATGCTGAAAATTCTAACGCTAACCTGATCAATACTTTGGAAAGCCTTACTGGTAAAAGTATTCCTGCAGAACACCGTTTAATGATCGTTAAAGGTGCTTCAGAAATGGAATTGGTGAATTCGGGTCTGGAAGATACCATGATTCATTCTTATCATGAAATCAGAGAGACTTTCTTGAGTAAACCTGGAATTACAACATTGAGAACTGCAGCTTTTGTAGGCTCAATTGATAAGATTGCTATTTCTTATATGAACCTTGGTGTTTGGCCATAA
- a CDS encoding CcmD family protein, with translation MKKISVTFLMLMFAMQLFAQNGNSSITESVYASGKIYVVVACVLLILFGLIFFLFSIEKRLKKLEQKSAAKN, from the coding sequence ATGAAGAAAATTTCAGTTACCTTTTTAATGTTGATGTTTGCAATGCAGTTATTTGCACAAAATGGAAATTCATCAATTACTGAAAGCGTATATGCTTCAGGTAAAATATATGTTGTTGTTGCTTGCGTTCTATTAATTTTGTTCGGCTTGATTTTTTTTCTATTCTCGATCGAAAAAAGATTAAAAAAATTAGAGCAAAAATCTGCTGCTAAAAACTAA
- the ccsA gene encoding cytochrome c biogenesis protein CcsA has translation MYKNWWKILGALLVTYSTIAGFLSSVPELPILHESIRNLYFHVPMWFGMIVLFSVSVYHSIKFLSNNNAEHDLKAVESVNAGIIFGVLGIITGAIWAKFTWGQAWSFDVKQNFAAIALLLYFAYLVLRNAIDEEQKRAKIAAIYNIFAFPMMVVLLFVLPRLSDSLHPGNGGNPGFNSYDLDSRMRAVFYPACIGWILIGYWIYTILYRVRSLEKKNTL, from the coding sequence ATGTATAAGAACTGGTGGAAAATATTAGGTGCATTGTTGGTCACTTACTCAACAATTGCGGGATTTTTATCAAGCGTACCCGAGTTACCTATTTTGCATGAAAGTATAAGAAACCTTTATTTCCACGTACCGATGTGGTTTGGAATGATCGTATTATTTAGCGTATCTGTTTACCACAGTATCAAATTTTTAAGTAATAATAATGCTGAGCATGACCTTAAAGCTGTCGAAAGCGTTAATGCGGGTATCATTTTCGGTGTTCTCGGAATTATAACCGGTGCGATATGGGCCAAGTTTACCTGGGGGCAGGCCTGGAGTTTTGATGTAAAACAAAATTTTGCTGCTATCGCCCTGTTGTTGTACTTCGCTTACCTGGTGTTGCGTAATGCAATTGATGAAGAACAAAAGCGAGCTAAAATAGCTGCTATTTATAACATATTTGCCTTCCCGATGATGGTGGTGTTACTTTTTGTATTGCCACGTTTATCTGATTCTTTACATCCGGGAAATGGAGGTAATCCGGGTTTCAATTCTTACGATTTAGATAGCCGTATGCGGGCTGTATTTTATCCTGCCTGTATAGGTTGGATACTTATCGGGTATTGGATATATACCATTTTATACAGAGTCCGTTCATTAGAAAAAAAGAATACCTTATAG
- a CDS encoding type I restriction endonuclease, whose product MDFKDEVKQLGTRTAKMIPQIQTEEATKNALIMPFIRLLGFDVFDPFEVNPEFIADIGIKKGEKVDYAIMKDGDPIIIIECKHHLEKLDPHNSQLFRYFHVTKAKFSLLTNGLNYRFYTDLNEPNKMDDKPFFEFNIAEIKDMQIEELKKFHKSYFDIENISNTASDLKFTNELKALITSELRDPSIVFVKHFASQVYQGKLTEKILAQFTELVKRSSNQVLNDAITDRLKTALGKEEANSNETEVKSTAEPVMATETGIVTTEEEIEGYFIVKSILREIIDPKRIVHRDALSYFAILLDDNNRKTICRLYLGNKKYLAVLDENKKEIKHELVVVDDIYNHADLLRAAVEKLGKK is encoded by the coding sequence ATGGATTTTAAAGACGAAGTAAAGCAGTTGGGCACAAGAACTGCCAAGATGATTCCTCAGATACAAACAGAAGAAGCAACTAAAAATGCGCTGATCATGCCATTTATCAGATTATTAGGATTTGATGTATTTGATCCTTTTGAAGTTAATCCGGAATTTATAGCAGATATTGGCATTAAAAAGGGTGAGAAAGTTGATTATGCAATCATGAAGGATGGAGACCCAATCATCATCATTGAATGCAAGCATCACCTGGAAAAGTTGGATCCGCACAATTCACAGCTTTTTAGATATTTCCATGTTACTAAGGCTAAATTCAGTTTATTAACTAATGGGTTGAATTATAGGTTTTATACAGATCTTAATGAGCCCAATAAGATGGATGATAAGCCATTCTTTGAATTCAATATTGCTGAAATCAAGGATATGCAGATAGAGGAATTAAAGAAATTCCATAAGTCATATTTTGATATAGAGAATATTTCAAATACGGCATCCGATCTGAAGTTTACAAATGAACTCAAAGCCCTAATTACATCTGAGCTTAGAGACCCTTCGATAGTATTTGTAAAGCATTTCGCTAGTCAGGTATATCAGGGGAAGTTGACTGAGAAAATTCTTGCTCAATTTACTGAATTGGTTAAACGGTCTTCTAATCAGGTTCTGAATGATGCAATTACCGATAGGCTGAAAACGGCTTTAGGTAAGGAAGAAGCCAACAGCAATGAAACTGAAGTAAAAAGTACAGCCGAACCAGTCATGGCAACTGAAACCGGAATTGTAACTACTGAGGAGGAAATTGAAGGGTACTTTATTGTGAAGTCAATCTTACGAGAAATTATTGATCCAAAACGAATAGTACATCGTGATGCACTCTCATACTTTGCAATATTGCTTGACGACAACAATCGTAAAACAATATGCAGACTGTATTTAGGTAATAAGAAGTATTTAGCGGTGCTAGATGAGAATAAGAAGGAAATTAAACACGAGTTAGTGGTGGTGGATGACATATATAACCATGCGGATTTGTTAAGAGCAGCAGTAGAAAAATTAGGAAAAAAATAG
- a CDS encoding response regulator: MFERVLIAEDQESTSISVRKTIGDLKIVDPDYVFYCDDAFARIQKGLKTGQPYDLLITDLSFEEDHNIQKIVDGAALIKAIKDEQPGLKVLVFSAEGKPAVIDMLIKDLGIDGYVRKARHDAKELRSALEAIAQGNKYFPAQMKVLVKERNTYDFTSYDTTIIALLAGGVKQKDIPEYLQSKNIKPSGLSSIEKRLNLIKDVLGFSTNEQLIAYCKDFKII, translated from the coding sequence ATGTTCGAACGCGTACTAATTGCAGAGGATCAGGAAAGTACTAGTATTTCTGTGCGCAAAACCATAGGGGATTTAAAAATTGTAGATCCTGATTATGTGTTTTATTGCGACGATGCTTTTGCCAGAATCCAAAAGGGCCTCAAAACAGGTCAGCCGTATGATTTGCTGATCACCGATCTTTCATTTGAGGAAGATCATAACATCCAGAAAATTGTTGATGGCGCAGCGCTGATTAAGGCTATTAAAGACGAACAACCGGGACTTAAGGTTCTGGTATTTTCGGCAGAGGGTAAGCCTGCTGTGATAGATATGCTGATCAAAGATCTGGGAATTGATGGGTACGTGCGTAAAGCCCGGCATGATGCGAAGGAACTTAGGTCGGCTCTGGAAGCAATTGCGCAAGGGAATAAGTATTTCCCCGCTCAAATGAAAGTTCTGGTGAAAGAAAGAAATACTTATGATTTTACAAGCTACGATACCACTATTATTGCTTTGCTTGCGGGTGGGGTAAAACAAAAAGATATTCCTGAATACCTTCAGAGCAAAAATATCAAACCTTCTGGTTTGAGCAGTATTGAAAAGCGCCTCAATTTGATCAAAGATGTTTTGGGTTTTTCGACCAATGAGCAGCTTATTGCCTATTGTAAAGATTTCAAAATTATATAA